Proteins encoded within one genomic window of Hevea brasiliensis isolate MT/VB/25A 57/8 chromosome 8, ASM3005281v1, whole genome shotgun sequence:
- the LOC131182455 gene encoding NAC transcription factor 32-like, giving the protein MEVTQPQSNASVTATRQPRTDPINDNNRKNFIDIDYFKSFPPGYRFRPLDGELVVHYLKNKIANQPLPPNKIMEVKLYEYNPEKLAEEYWQCGETEWYFFTPRDKRYPNGSRPKRDAGGGYWKATGGDKAVKYKGAVVGYRKALVFYMGKPPNGTKTNWIMHEYRVSDAPPRIKTSADDMRLDNWVLCKIYKRDAKDNLRSRLSNEEQSAELDDQTADVVRDVDKNSDPPAYTNALNENKQIVSIPIQENPSAFYEDPPYVPINNHDHHQAMLEAANYQRAMFAAANYGSYRTYATGMTPPMPEPVQIYPPEDIQIHPTEDNQIHPTEDIQMQPTEDIVSKYLNENSCEFELSLSPDDWDIISNCLL; this is encoded by the exons ATGGAGGTGACGCAGCCGCAGTCCAATGCTTCTGTTACCGCTACTCGTCAACCTCGAACAGACCCCATCAATGACAACAACAGAAAGAACTTcattgatattgattattttaaatCTTTTCCACCCGGGTATAGGTTTCGCCCTTTGGACGGAGAGCTTGTCGTTCATTACTTGAAAAACAAGATAGCCAATCAACCCTTGCCTCCAAACAAGATCATGGAGGTTAAACTTTATGAGTACAATCCCGAGAAGCTTGCAG AGGAGTATTGGCAATGTGGGGAGACAGAATGGTACTTTTTTACACCAAGGGACAAGAGATATCCAAATGGAAGTAGACCAAAACGAGATGCCGGTGGTGGATACTGGAAGGCAACTGGAGGGGATAAAGCTGTTAAATATAAGGGTGCTGTGGTTGGATATAGGAAGGCACTTGTTTTCTACATGGGAAAGCCTCCAAATGGTACAAAGACTAACTGGATTATGCATGAATATAGGGTCAGTGATGCCCCTCCAAGAATCAAAACAAGTGCCGATGATATGAgg TTGGATAATTGGGTTTTATGCAAGATATATAAGAGGGATGcgaaagacaatttgagaagtcgACTTTCAAATGAGGAACAATCTGCAGAGTTAGATGATCAAACTGCTGATGTTGTTAGGGATGTTGACAAAAATAGCGATCCTCCAGCCTACACAAACGCCCTTAATGAGAATAAGCAAATTGTTTCAATCCCAATCCAAGAGAATCCAAGTGCATTTTATGAAGATCCTCCTTATGTTCCAATCAACAATCATGATCATCACCAAGCAATGTTAGAAGCTGCCAATTATCAACGAGCAATGTTTGCAGCTGCCAACTATGGATCTTATCGAACTTATGCTACTGGTATGACACCACCAATGCCTGAACCTGTTCAGATATATCCCCCAGAGGACATCCAGATACATCCCACAGAGGACAACCAGATACATCCCACAGAGGACATCCAGATGCAACCCACAGAGGACATCGTATCTAAATATCTGAATGAGAATTCTTGTGAGTTCGAGCTATCACTATCACCGGATGATTGGGATATTATTTCCAATTGTCTACTATAG